CCGTTTAATTCTCTTCTGTTTATTCTATTCGGTTTATTCCCTTCGGTTTATTCCCTTCGGTTTATTCCCTTCGGTTTATTCCCTTCTGTTTATTCTATTCGGTTTATTCCCTTCGGTTTATTCTATTCGGTTTATTCCCTCCGATTTATTCTCTTTACCTTTTATGGCCCTGGCCCTTCCCGCCTGTACTTCCTTGCGCCTATCCGTTTGTACGATGATCGATCTTTGCCCTGTACCCGCTTGTTAATTTCATCTTTATCCAATGTTAGCTCCGTCCCCCCTGcttattcttcctttttttgtttacgaCCGGTCTTTGAAagcccccattttgcagtcGCTCGAAATGTCATCACGGGAAATTAACTAgctaaaataataaaaaatttgcattttcattgaaaattttttttttttttttttttgttgacACAATGTTTGAGCGTCTGGAAGAAAATTGGCTTCATATTCGCAGAAATgatgattttataaaaaaaagaaatgctcCATATAGCCTACTCTTCTCCAAGAATCTGAAAATGTATGGAGAGAGTAACTCGAATTCTTCATTATACTACATGTGTATTGCAATGTCCATTGTTCTACACTATGGCTTAACGTGCGTCATTAACACGGTAAGGATAATACGCGAGAAAGCGTTATCTGTGCATGCGCACATAagcacatacgtacataagCACACACGCATGGCACACATCCTTGTTACATATCTGCACATTTGCAAAAGCTGTAACTACATGCCCACGCTCACATCTACATGACTCTCTCCACGTAGCCACTACATTCAAACCGAAAAAGcgcaataataaaaacagTTCCATTGATGGAATAACCATAGCAACGCACACCTCATGattttcctttaaatttcccttttgtagAACTCCTtcagaaaaaggggacaccGTAGGTACTATGACTCGTCATACACCGATTttgaggaaattaaaaaaagtgacacaAGTGAAAACTCATCCAACGATAAAGATTACAACCAAACAAACAATATCGTCGATCAAATTATAAATCcaaattttgcaaacataaaaattggaAGTAATTCTAACATAACAGACCATATCGTTTCCCACGCAAGGGGCGAATATTACCCAAACATAACCAACgagaaatttacaaaaatagaTGACGAAACATTTTCAAACCTTCTGGATGGTAGCCTCTCCAAAttcgaaaatgaaaattttacacATGCAACGGagcacaaatttgaaaaactgccaacattaaaatttgtaaaacAGACTACATCCAAATTCTCTAAATTAATTACACCTTGTCAACGGAACACAGCTACCGATACCTGCCCCGACGTAAGTAACGAACAGTTATTTAATCTGATGAGCCAAAAAGCGCCAAACGATGAATCGGAAAGAGCGCCAAATGGTGAATCTAAAAAAGCACCAAACGATGAATCTAAGAAAGCACCAAACGGTGAATCTAAGAAAGCACCAAACGGTGAATCTAAGAAAGCACCAAACAATGAAACTAAGAAAGCACCAAGCGATGAATCTAAAAAATCGCCAAACGGTGAAACTAAGAAAACACCAAGCGATGAATCTAAAAAATCGCCAAACGGTGAATCTAAAAAAACACCAACCACAATAACGAAAAAGCGTACAAGCGATGAATCGAAAAAACCTGCTCATGTAACGTCCAAAAAACCTCCTAATGTAGAATCGAAAAAACCTCCTACTGTAAAGTCCAAAAAAAACCCCAACGCAAAATCCAAACAATCTCCAAGCgcagcaacaaaaaaatctccaaacacaggaaaaaaaacgcccccCAACgcagcaacaaaaaaatcacctAACGTGGCAACAAAAAGAACGCTTAGCATAGAAGCAAAGAAGGCGACTAATGAAATATTCAAAGAGGATCCCAACTTAGGAGCCAACAAATCTCCAGCACAAACAGCAAAGAAAGCTCCAGCACAAACAGCAAAGAAAGCTCCAGCACAAACAGCAAAGAAAGCTACCGAAGTAACTACTAAGAAAACACCCACAAAAGCTGCTAAAAAAACTACCGAAGAAACTACTAAGAAAACACCCACAGAAACTGCCAAGAAAACGCCAGCACacgcaacaaaaaaaaaacccgcGAAAGCTGCCAAGAAAACTCCCTCAGAAGCTGCTAAGAAAACTCTCGAAGAAACTGCCAAGAAAACTCCCGCAGAAGCTGCCAAGAAAACTCCCGAAGAAACTGCCAATAAAACCGCCTCAGAAGCTGCCAAGAAACCCCCCAACGcagcaaatgaaaaaaaagggacacccAACGTAGACGAAGTGGAACCGGCTGCAAAGTCGTacttccaaaattttatgGACAACACTGTATTCGcatggagggaaaaaatacactcaaaaatgaatgcaaataaggaaaaattgttACAAGATAAAACAACGCAGTCATCGGAAGGAGAACAAGGTGATATAAAAGATGGCTcgaaaaaaccaaaaaaagaagaaccCACGGAGGAATGGAAAATacaacaatttaaaaattggtTAAACAATTTGGAAAAGGAATACGATGCCTGGAAGGTTTCACTAGTGAATGATAACAACGAGTGGATTCttaagaaaaatgaaatttttgaaaatatccTAAATagaataaaggaaaaatgggaatcATGGAATATATACACACTGAAAGATATAAACGATGATGTAATTAGGTTAAAAGATTTAGACACTGAAGAACAGTGGAGTAAGTGGTTGGATGCGCAGTGGAAACCTTATAATAAGCAAACCTGGTTTGACCTCATAGATTCATATGAAAAATTGTATCATCAATGGAAACGTACCCATTGGGATAAATGGAAATCAAGAAAAATGACAGAATGGATATCTCAAGAATGGAAAgttgatgaagaagaaaaatgggcacaatGGGAAAGtcagaaatgggaaaaatattttcaacgcaaagagaaaaaggaatggATTGAAAGAAATGAAATAGAAATCTCCATCATAAGGGACTGgctaaaggaaaaagaaagtatGCCTGTGCAATGCGATGGCTGGTTAGAATGGGATACGTGGAAGCAGGAAAAGTTCCAACATTTGGATGATTACTTGAATTCGCTGAAAAATCAGTGGCTCGCGGAGAAGAAGTGGATGATCTTGGCGAATGCGTCAAAGGAACGGGAGCTGGCTGAACAGCGGGCCGcgccaggggggaaaaaagcggcTGCAAAGGGTGCACCGCAAAATGGTGATAAAGCTGACGACAAAGCTGACGATAAAGCTGACAATTAAAGTGCCAACCAAAGTGACAACCAAAGTGACAACCAAACTAACCCAATTTGGAAAGTTAAAAAGTTCTTACAAGCCAGAGCACTTTCTTCCCTAATCGACGTGTATGCGGAAGTCGCGCAGCCAGCCGCTCTCGTTGCGCATGGACGAAATGGAAATTTCAAAACCGAgcaaacatataatatacccCTGCTGTATGatgtcaaaaaaaggggatgcaCAAAAAGATGGTTTTTTAGCTCGTGttagataaatattttggaaCGCTGTTCCACTTTGTcacataatattttaaacaaaaaaggtaagaataaaaatagtgCAAGGGAATCCACGCACAGTGGACCCCCATGAGCATAAACAAAGGTGGCAGGTGATACGTGTTATGGCGTAAACGCGCATCCACTGCAACCGTGGCGATCGCGGGGATCACCCTTTCTTTGTAAATTATGCATCATCCCACGTATCAAAGTGCAACGCTAATTTGTTAACTTAAGTTAGCTTTTaacttaatattttttttttttttttttttg
Above is a window of Plasmodium vivax chromosome 8, whole genome shotgun sequence DNA encoding:
- a CDS encoding tryptophan-rich antigen (encoded by transcript PVX_094305A); amino-acid sequence: MFERLEENWLHIRRNDDFIKKRNAPYSLLFSKNLKMYGESNSNSSLYYMCIAMSIVLHYGLTCVINTNSFRKRGHRRYYDSSYTDFEEIKKSDTSENSSNDKDYNQTNNIVDQIINPNFANIKIGSNSNITDHIVSHARGEYYPNITNEKFTKIDDETFSNLLDGSLSKFENENFTHATEHKFEKLPTLKFVKQTTSKFSKLITPCQRNTATDTCPDVSNEQLFNLMSQKAPNDESERAPNGESKKAPNDESKKAPNGESKKAPNGESKKAPNNETKKAPSDESKKSPNGETKKTPSDESKKSPNGESKKTPTTITKKRTSDESKKPAHVTSKKPPNVESKKPPTVKSKKNPNAKSKQSPSAATKKSPNTGKKTPPNAATKKSPNVATKRTLSIEAKKATNEIFKEDPNLGANKSPAQTAKKAPAQTAKKAPAQTAKKATEVTTKKTPTKAAKKTTEETTKKTPTETAKKTPAHATKKKPAKAAKKTPSEAAKKTLEETAKKTPAEAAKKTPEETANKTASEAAKKPPNAANEKKGTPNVDEVEPAAKSYFQNFMDNTVFAWREKIHSKMNANKEKLLQDKTTQSSEGEQGDIKDGSKKPKKEEPTEEWKIQQFKNWLNNLEKEYDAWKVSLVNDNNEWILKKNEIFENILNRIKEKWESWNIYTLKDINDDVIRLKDLDTEEQWSKWLDAQWKPYNKQTWFDLIDSYEKLYHQWKRTHWDKWKSRKMTEWISQEWKVDEEEKWAQWESQKWEKYFQRKEKKEWIERNEIEISIIRDWLKEKESMPVQCDGWLEWDTWKQEKFQHLDDYLNSLKNQWLAEKKWMILANASKERELAEQRAAPGGKKAAAKGAPQNGDKADDKADDKADN